One Corynebacterium yudongzhengii DNA window includes the following coding sequences:
- a CDS encoding GNAT family N-acetyltransferase → MNDVTIRRETDADIPAITELVGCGVVEKLRDDNALAVSLVAVEEFEIVGHIAASPVRIDDGTGGWFSLGPVTVAEGHRGRGIGSRLIEHAIDALKEGGAGGAVLVGDPAYYGRFGFVRTEFLTHPGNVDDYLLRALRLGDSRFPAGDVHAHPALQDL, encoded by the coding sequence ATGAATGATGTGACGATCCGCCGCGAGACCGATGCCGACATCCCGGCGATTACGGAGCTGGTGGGGTGCGGTGTCGTCGAGAAGCTTCGCGACGACAACGCCCTCGCCGTTTCTCTCGTCGCGGTTGAGGAATTCGAGATCGTTGGCCACATCGCCGCCTCGCCGGTACGTATCGACGACGGCACCGGCGGCTGGTTCTCCCTCGGCCCCGTCACGGTGGCTGAGGGTCACCGGGGCCGCGGCATCGGCAGCCGGTTGATTGAGCACGCTATCGACGCGCTCAAAGAAGGCGGCGCCGGCGGGGCGGTGCTGGTGGGCGATCCCGCGTACTACGGGCGTTTCGGGTTCGTGCGCACCGAGTTTCTCACCCATCCCGGGAATGTCGACGACTACCTGCTGCGCGCGCTGCGCCTCGGCGACTCGCGGTTCCCTGCCGGCGACGTGCACGCGCACCCCGCGTTACAGGATCTTTAG